The Aggregatilinea lenta genome includes a region encoding these proteins:
- a CDS encoding O-antigen ligase family protein, translated as MRRFLARFGLILLLVCLVLFGLPFGPDPLAKAISQVGITLVLGIWLIRLWRSGRNFPRTVLDRPFLALGIAWAIAALASPDPRRSLEQFWVYYIEIVLFYFFVDLTRRGRLRWLMEGLLFAVVFNVILAVTNLILWYINLPKSGLEEWPQILGFPIPTRPPPLTNLNPNPEAAFMAIFIPVVWAWSNTTSQRDLRWTLRALSGIFVTVLVFTQSRGGFMALAAILGLELVRWLLQPETRDRFPAVLRPLLAPRVLIAGTCIAGFMAVLLVLGFFTDASDIARLDLWYSAIEIFRHHLLSGVGPNLFPIARYQYAIWDRSVYMDHPHAHNLVFHLLAEGGLIVFTSVMWLIIRLGKTWVQQYRQANATRKRRLEGVLIAILAFGVQNMVDVFTQLQFIAVLAIWTAYIVAPIQQPSNRRTGRRSCAAPLLLSMLLIAQVAFIPVHRGGLAQRRAVLALDAEDPEKALEAIRAAQASDPWLDLYEVQEAYILGVLAYQNPEQYLTPAITAHEEATALVPMWPVVWHNLAALYNQAGRSWDAVSAEEEALARDSFSAPFWLQLGVYHEALGESDRAQDAYFEALQRDPMIANSGFWSNPQYPERAGILALAVQHFKDDPALAFDLAVYSGDFETARDLSRTVPSQAIRDRAEALWPTDSSIPCVRCYYIRKDPLLLQAEEMLYQDADPIAREAALEVIFSNGNQRAWYVLARVADAEGESEETIEAWLRRSVPQGAGYHPPKITAVYNVTHKLDVLPQARIPTLNEMDYVPWLDLAARLEVDHRWDEAEALYQDILQRDPYAWDIQQHVQHLSTEKQLSTDPLD; from the coding sequence ATGCGCCGCTTTTTAGCCCGTTTTGGTTTAATCTTACTGCTCGTCTGTTTAGTCCTGTTTGGCTTGCCTTTTGGCCCCGATCCGCTGGCCAAAGCGATCAGTCAAGTCGGCATTACCCTTGTGCTTGGTATCTGGCTTATTCGACTCTGGCGTAGTGGACGTAATTTTCCGAGAACCGTGCTCGATCGTCCGTTTCTAGCTCTTGGTATCGCATGGGCAATCGCAGCCCTCGCGAGTCCGGACCCACGCCGCAGTTTAGAGCAATTTTGGGTGTACTACATCGAAATTGTGTTGTTCTACTTCTTTGTCGATTTGACACGACGCGGACGGCTGCGCTGGCTCATGGAAGGACTGCTCTTCGCCGTCGTTTTTAATGTGATCCTCGCCGTCACGAATCTTATTCTGTGGTACATCAATCTACCGAAATCAGGTCTCGAAGAATGGCCTCAAATTTTGGGCTTTCCGATTCCTACTCGACCGCCACCTCTGACAAACCTCAATCCCAATCCAGAGGCTGCGTTCATGGCCATCTTTATTCCTGTCGTATGGGCTTGGTCAAACACAACATCTCAGCGCGACCTGCGATGGACACTGAGAGCACTCAGCGGCATCTTTGTCACTGTGTTGGTCTTTACGCAATCGCGAGGAGGATTCATGGCTCTGGCTGCCATTTTGGGACTGGAGCTTGTCCGTTGGTTGCTGCAGCCAGAAACGCGGGACCGATTCCCAGCCGTTCTGCGCCCGTTGCTCGCGCCTCGAGTACTCATCGCTGGAACATGTATAGCTGGTTTCATGGCTGTTCTGTTGGTTCTGGGATTTTTCACCGATGCCAGTGACATTGCGCGGCTGGATCTCTGGTACAGCGCTATCGAGATCTTCCGTCATCACCTTCTCTCCGGTGTCGGGCCCAACCTGTTTCCCATTGCGCGATATCAGTATGCCATTTGGGATCGCTCAGTCTATATGGACCATCCCCATGCCCACAATCTGGTCTTCCACCTTCTCGCCGAGGGTGGACTGATCGTGTTTACAAGCGTAATGTGGCTGATCATCCGCCTCGGAAAAACATGGGTGCAACAATATCGTCAAGCCAATGCCACCCGCAAACGCAGGCTAGAAGGTGTCCTGATTGCCATACTCGCGTTTGGTGTTCAGAATATGGTGGACGTCTTTACTCAATTGCAGTTTATCGCGGTGCTCGCAATCTGGACCGCCTATATAGTCGCGCCCATTCAGCAGCCATCCAACAGAAGAACAGGGCGGCGCTCGTGTGCAGCGCCTCTCCTTTTGAGCATGCTCCTGATTGCCCAAGTCGCCTTTATTCCTGTTCACCGCGGTGGGCTGGCACAACGGCGTGCCGTGCTCGCCCTTGATGCGGAAGATCCCGAGAAGGCCTTGGAAGCTATCCGAGCTGCGCAAGCTTCTGATCCCTGGTTGGACCTGTACGAGGTGCAAGAAGCTTATATCCTTGGTGTGCTGGCCTATCAGAACCCTGAGCAGTATCTAACGCCGGCCATTACCGCCCATGAAGAGGCCACCGCCCTTGTGCCAATGTGGCCGGTTGTCTGGCACAATTTAGCTGCCCTCTACAATCAGGCAGGACGGTCCTGGGACGCAGTGAGTGCGGAAGAAGAAGCACTTGCCCGCGACTCGTTTTCAGCCCCATTTTGGTTGCAGCTTGGCGTTTATCATGAAGCGCTAGGGGAATCGGATCGCGCTCAAGACGCTTACTTTGAGGCCCTGCAACGTGATCCTATGATCGCTAATTCCGGCTTCTGGTCTAATCCACAGTATCCTGAGCGAGCGGGTATTTTGGCACTTGCAGTTCAGCATTTTAAAGACGATCCGGCGCTCGCGTTCGATCTAGCCGTCTACTCAGGCGACTTTGAAACGGCGCGGGATCTCAGCCGCACCGTTCCATCTCAAGCTATCCGCGACAGAGCAGAAGCTCTGTGGCCCACAGACAGCTCAATCCCTTGCGTCCGGTGCTACTACATCCGAAAGGATCCGTTGCTCCTCCAGGCCGAAGAGATGCTTTATCAGGACGCCGATCCCATAGCCCGCGAAGCCGCGCTCGAAGTCATCTTTAGCAACGGTAATCAGCGTGCGTGGTACGTGCTGGCGCGTGTAGCCGACGCTGAGGGAGAAAGTGAAGAAACGATAGAGGCATGGTTGCGGCGCAGCGTCCCACAGGGAGCAGGGTATCATCCCCCGAAGATCACGGCGGTGTATAACGTCACCCATAAGCTTGATGTTTTACCGCAAGCCCGTATTCCAACGCTGAACGAGATGGACTATGTCCCCTGGCTAGATCTCGCTGCTCGTCTCGAAGTTGATCACCGATGGGATGAGGCGGAAGCGCTTTATCAAGATATCTTGCAGCGCGATCCTTATGCATGGGACATTCAACAACATGTCCAGCATCTATCCACCGAGAAACAGTTGTCAACCGACCCACTCGACTGA
- a CDS encoding MBOAT family O-acyltransferase: MSVTSLAFAGFVLVVLILYYLLPRRAQNNLLLAASYVFLATWDIRFVVVFALLTLVNFALARRIAQQGKTGYTVYAGIAFNVAVLLYFKYTGFFITQAANLAHTLDLPLNTDSIAIWLPVGLSFFVVQEISYLLDVYQGITQPPTDPLHFALYMVYFPRMVSGPIERARDLMPQFEQKRIVDSAQIDTSAALILQGLVRKIVIADLLFISMPTNIFDQPRSYTAPELALWLVAYAVALYNDFAGYTLIVRGVSGLFGIRLVSNFDAPYFAHNFNEFWQRWHISLSNWLRDYSFLPLTRALLRRKHIVLALLLPPLVTMFVSAMWHNLSWNMMLWGALHGCYLVIERLYSRHRPQTMKSRSMASMLIVFGLVALTWVPFRASLSATADYWIGLFSPVSWLDGLTINSVTMATTVLIGLSFVIDSLHMRIHVVSSIFRKRSKFAKAILIDAALIAVILATILQQGSVPPFVYQGF; the protein is encoded by the coding sequence ATGAGTGTGACATCGCTGGCTTTTGCGGGGTTCGTCCTAGTAGTCCTGATTTTATACTATCTACTGCCTCGTCGTGCCCAGAACAATCTACTGCTCGCCGCTTCATATGTGTTTCTCGCCACTTGGGATATCCGGTTTGTAGTCGTCTTTGCGCTGCTCACGCTAGTTAATTTCGCTCTAGCCCGACGGATCGCGCAACAGGGGAAGACCGGTTATACCGTCTACGCAGGAATTGCGTTTAATGTCGCGGTGTTACTCTACTTCAAGTACACCGGCTTCTTCATCACTCAGGCGGCAAACTTGGCCCATACGCTGGATTTGCCGCTCAACACGGACAGTATCGCAATCTGGCTGCCAGTGGGGCTGTCCTTTTTTGTCGTCCAGGAAATCTCGTACTTGCTCGATGTCTATCAAGGCATCACACAACCACCAACAGATCCGCTCCACTTCGCACTCTATATGGTCTATTTTCCGCGCATGGTATCCGGACCAATTGAGCGCGCGCGCGACTTGATGCCACAATTTGAGCAAAAACGCATCGTAGACTCTGCACAGATCGACACAAGCGCCGCCCTAATTCTGCAGGGATTGGTGCGTAAGATCGTGATTGCAGATCTATTATTTATTTCTATGCCAACCAACATTTTCGACCAGCCGCGCAGCTACACCGCGCCCGAGCTGGCGCTCTGGCTGGTGGCCTATGCTGTGGCACTTTATAATGATTTCGCTGGGTATACCCTGATCGTTCGGGGAGTCAGTGGGTTATTTGGTATCCGACTAGTTTCTAATTTTGATGCACCGTATTTTGCCCATAATTTCAACGAGTTCTGGCAGCGTTGGCACATTTCCCTGTCCAACTGGCTACGCGACTACAGCTTTCTGCCATTGACCCGTGCACTGCTCCGGCGTAAACACATCGTGCTGGCCTTGCTGCTGCCGCCGCTGGTCACCATGTTCGTCAGCGCGATGTGGCACAATCTCAGTTGGAACATGATGCTCTGGGGTGCACTACACGGCTGTTACCTGGTGATCGAACGACTGTATTCTAGGCATCGTCCGCAGACAATGAAGTCCCGTTCGATGGCATCAATGCTGATAGTGTTTGGGCTGGTAGCCCTGACATGGGTACCGTTTCGCGCCTCGCTGTCCGCTACAGCCGATTATTGGATCGGGTTGTTTTCTCCTGTAAGCTGGTTGGATGGGTTGACTATCAATAGCGTCACGATGGCCACGACTGTGTTGATCGGCCTGTCGTTCGTGATCGATAGCTTGCACATGCGAATACACGTTGTCTCGTCTATTTTTCGAAAACGTTCTAAGTTCGCCAAAGCCATTCTGATCGACGCGGCGCTAATCGCTGTGATTTTGGCGACTATCCTCCAACAGGGGTCAGTACCACCCTTTGTATACCAGGGATTTTGA
- a CDS encoding glycosyltransferase 87 family protein has protein sequence MHLSRQKTSLLLILLGLWFVLTVTTQLWLIPKKMPHDYDLFPRWYGAREMLQGVNPYTDAVTYPMLKAMGYPLYDKYIHRFYYPATVTWILLPFWLLPFSLSIILWCGLQLLLVLVLPLLVFTLLSWRLPPLLLALITVFSAVPWRHSANSYVIGQYTIFILACLVISWWMVLEDRPWFAAIALVGSTVRSEGIVLTAALLLFLLLSRHYKVVMRWAGIMSVLFFLSVAQIGFWIPDFLHDIRGYEANQATTFAPAIFGVNWLTYLMIAIIVGWGIYMLYQMYSLPMQYRLPWSLSVFILVALLTLRQTKDYTLVYALLPIWIIAWAGRKQPWNTGGVLLILISPWIYNAVGANMGHDSQVEQFLTPVLLAGLLTYQWLRWKQPYTQPTSITVSTVSA, from the coding sequence ATGCATCTTTCGCGCCAAAAGACCTCACTGTTACTTATTCTACTTGGGTTGTGGTTTGTCTTAACGGTCACAACACAGCTGTGGCTTATTCCCAAGAAGATGCCACACGATTACGACCTGTTCCCGCGCTGGTACGGCGCGCGCGAGATGCTGCAGGGAGTAAACCCTTATACAGATGCCGTTACCTACCCCATGCTAAAGGCAATGGGCTATCCGCTGTACGACAAGTACATTCACCGCTTCTACTATCCCGCCACGGTCACCTGGATTCTGCTGCCCTTTTGGCTCCTGCCATTTTCATTATCGATTATTCTCTGGTGTGGACTTCAACTCCTTCTGGTACTGGTTTTACCCTTGCTCGTGTTTACGCTCTTGAGTTGGCGACTCCCGCCACTGCTTCTGGCCTTAATCACAGTGTTTTCAGCAGTTCCTTGGAGGCATTCGGCCAACTCGTATGTGATCGGTCAATACACGATCTTTATCTTGGCATGCCTGGTGATCAGCTGGTGGATGGTACTTGAAGATCGGCCGTGGTTCGCAGCCATAGCATTGGTGGGATCAACAGTGCGTTCCGAGGGAATTGTGCTCACTGCCGCACTCCTGCTCTTCCTCCTGCTCTCTCGGCACTACAAAGTAGTGATGCGATGGGCGGGGATAATGAGCGTATTATTTTTCCTCTCGGTGGCGCAGATTGGATTTTGGATTCCGGATTTTCTGCATGACATCCGGGGGTATGAAGCCAATCAAGCGACCACCTTTGCGCCTGCAATCTTCGGGGTGAATTGGCTTACATACCTTATGATCGCGATCATCGTCGGTTGGGGCATATACATGCTGTATCAAATGTACTCATTGCCCATGCAGTACCGCCTGCCATGGAGCCTATCCGTATTCATCCTGGTGGCGCTCCTCACCCTCCGCCAGACAAAGGACTACACGCTGGTCTACGCATTGCTCCCGATCTGGATCATTGCCTGGGCCGGCAGAAAGCAGCCCTGGAACACGGGGGGAGTCCTTCTTATCCTGATCTCGCCCTGGATCTATAACGCGGTGGGGGCAAACATGGGGCATGATTCGCAGGTTGAGCAGTTCCTGACCCCGGTGCTGCTGGCTGGCCTCTTGACGTACCAGTGGCTTCGGTGGAAGCAGCCCTACACACAACCCACCAGCATCACGGTGTCCACCGTGTCGGCCTAG
- a CDS encoding polysaccharide biosynthesis protein, whose translation MISPHQRTPRQFARISPLLAADLLVLLAAYVLTHAVRTFAPPPHMARATAFFAAVALFTLALLYLSGGYNRIWSRTSGHDVVVLFRASVIASFVLVVADFALRPRPLPLSVVLVGNGLGFFGFVAIRYRSRVLSGVEWRWRAVWHHEFPEHSVRVLIVGAGDAGQVTAWRLKHRSPGSTYQVVGFVDDDPAKQKLYIEGCRVLGTREDITHLVEDQRIDLIIFAIHKISGPDFRTILSHCERTRARIKLVPDVMAAIDGNTHTPLLRDITAEDLLGRQTISWHPNVDATHVSHKVVLVTGAAGSIGSELCRQMLTYEPAKLILLDNNESGLYDLFAELSLNAEPDKLALVLGDITDRASLERLFAQYQPQVVFHAAAYKHVPMLELHPQESIRVNIGGTLQVAQLAQHYKAERFVLISTDKAVNPSCVMGASKRICELLMHALSAQDRPTLFTAVRFGNVLGSRGSVVPIFTRQIDAGGPVTITDAEMTRYFMSIPEAVNLVIQAACVTSGNDLFMLKMGEVVRIVDLAERMIRMHGLRPYIDMPISFTGVRSGEKLHEELYMSDEELHATVHPDIVQLVNDWNGLDAPAFVDSVYALLKTECGISSNVLVRLQATIQSAEAMLVGR comes from the coding sequence ATGATTTCGCCACACCAACGAACACCCAGGCAGTTCGCTCGCATCAGCCCTCTTCTTGCAGCTGATCTTCTCGTTCTGCTCGCTGCGTACGTCCTCACGCATGCTGTTCGCACCTTTGCCCCGCCACCACACATGGCTCGTGCCACCGCCTTTTTTGCAGCTGTGGCACTCTTCACCCTCGCACTGCTTTACTTATCTGGGGGGTATAATCGGATATGGTCGCGCACCAGCGGTCACGATGTTGTAGTTTTGTTTAGAGCATCGGTGATAGCGAGCTTTGTCCTGGTTGTTGCAGACTTTGCACTCCGTCCACGGCCGCTTCCGCTGAGTGTTGTGCTGGTTGGGAACGGGCTGGGATTCTTTGGGTTTGTCGCCATTCGATATCGTTCGCGTGTATTGAGTGGCGTGGAATGGCGATGGCGGGCCGTCTGGCATCATGAATTCCCCGAACACTCTGTGCGTGTCTTAATCGTGGGGGCGGGGGATGCGGGGCAGGTGACGGCCTGGCGCTTGAAGCATCGATCTCCGGGCAGCACCTACCAGGTTGTGGGCTTTGTGGACGACGACCCCGCCAAACAGAAGCTGTATATTGAAGGCTGTCGGGTGCTTGGAACCCGAGAGGACATCACACACCTGGTAGAAGACCAGCGAATCGACCTCATTATCTTCGCCATCCACAAAATTTCCGGCCCCGATTTCAGAACCATTCTGAGCCACTGTGAGCGCACGCGAGCCCGTATCAAGCTCGTACCGGATGTGATGGCCGCGATCGACGGCAACACGCATACCCCGCTCCTGCGTGATATCACGGCAGAAGACCTGTTGGGTCGCCAGACGATATCCTGGCATCCGAACGTAGACGCCACTCATGTATCCCATAAAGTCGTCTTGGTGACGGGGGCTGCCGGGTCAATCGGCTCGGAACTCTGCCGGCAGATGCTCACCTATGAACCCGCGAAACTCATTCTGCTGGACAATAACGAAAGCGGGCTTTACGACCTCTTTGCCGAGCTCAGTCTCAACGCAGAGCCTGATAAGCTTGCCCTGGTCCTGGGGGATATCACCGATCGGGCCTCTTTAGAACGCCTTTTTGCTCAGTACCAGCCTCAGGTTGTGTTCCATGCCGCCGCTTACAAACATGTTCCCATGCTCGAACTCCATCCCCAGGAGTCGATTAGAGTCAATATTGGTGGCACGCTCCAGGTGGCGCAGCTCGCACAACACTATAAAGCCGAGCGGTTCGTCTTGATTTCCACGGATAAGGCTGTCAATCCATCTTGTGTGATGGGGGCGAGCAAGCGGATCTGCGAACTGCTGATGCATGCCCTTTCGGCCCAGGACCGTCCTACGCTGTTTACGGCGGTACGCTTCGGCAACGTTCTGGGCAGTCGTGGGAGCGTCGTGCCGATCTTCACACGTCAGATTGATGCAGGTGGTCCTGTGACCATCACGGACGCGGAGATGACGCGCTATTTCATGAGTATCCCCGAAGCCGTGAACCTGGTCATTCAGGCCGCCTGTGTAACGTCAGGGAATGACTTGTTCATGCTGAAGATGGGGGAGGTCGTTCGTATCGTGGACTTGGCCGAGCGCATGATCCGGATGCATGGCTTGCGACCTTACATCGATATGCCCATTAGCTTTACGGGTGTACGATCTGGAGAGAAGCTGCATGAAGAACTGTACATGTCAGATGAGGAATTGCATGCAACAGTGCATCCGGATATCGTGCAGCTTGTGAACGACTGGAATGGCCTAGACGCGCCCGCATTTGTCGATTCGGTCTACGCTTTGCTGAAGACAGAGTGTGGCATTAGTAGCAACGTGCTAGTCCGGTTACAGGCCACGATCCAATCGGCGGAAGCAATGCTTGTTGGGCGGTAG
- a CDS encoding TIGR00266 family protein, with product MDVLLKHKPSYSLAVVTLAGGEEIRAESGAMVSYSEGVVTETSSKGGLFGGLKRMVGGESFFQNVWKAPGQGGEVTLAPALPGDMMVIELTDGEFYLQSGAFVASEATVETDTKWGGAKGFFGSNSLILLRMSGQGKVVLGAYGAIEERTLQPGQKYTVDTGHIVGFSSSTQFQVRRVGNWKSTLLSGEGLVCELTGPGTVLMQTRSEEALIGWIAPRLPDKRGD from the coding sequence GTGGACGTTTTGCTCAAGCATAAACCGTCGTATTCATTGGCCGTGGTAACGCTCGCCGGTGGCGAAGAAATCCGCGCGGAATCGGGGGCAATGGTCAGCTACAGCGAGGGCGTTGTCACCGAGACGTCGTCCAAGGGCGGACTATTCGGAGGGCTCAAGCGCATGGTGGGCGGCGAGAGCTTCTTCCAGAATGTCTGGAAAGCGCCCGGCCAGGGCGGTGAGGTGACGCTCGCGCCAGCGCTGCCGGGCGACATGATGGTCATCGAGCTGACCGACGGCGAGTTCTACCTGCAGAGCGGCGCATTCGTCGCCAGCGAAGCAACGGTGGAGACGGACACGAAGTGGGGTGGGGCAAAAGGCTTTTTCGGCAGCAACAGCCTGATTCTGCTCCGCATGAGCGGTCAGGGGAAAGTCGTCCTTGGGGCCTATGGCGCGATCGAGGAACGAACCCTGCAACCGGGGCAGAAGTATACCGTCGATACGGGCCACATCGTGGGCTTCAGCAGTTCGACGCAGTTCCAGGTCCGACGGGTGGGGAATTGGAAATCGACCCTGCTAAGTGGCGAGGGGTTAGTGTGTGAGCTAACAGGACCCGGGACTGTCCTCATGCAAACCCGCTCAGAGGAAGCTTTGATTGGCTGGATTGCACCGCGGCTGCCGGATAAGCGGGGAGACTAG
- the tnpA gene encoding IS200/IS605 family transposase encodes MPTERTFKSNHNVVYSCKYHVVFCTKYRRAVLSDEIGARMKHIVHEVAEELRSDVIEIEVMPDHVHLLCEVDPQLGIHIFVKRVKGRSSRLLRQEFKSLRSRLPTLWTNSYFVATVGGAPLATIRQYIEDQKGV; translated from the coding sequence ATGCCTACAGAACGAACGTTCAAGAGCAACCACAATGTGGTGTACTCGTGCAAGTACCACGTGGTCTTTTGCACCAAGTATCGCCGCGCGGTTTTGAGCGATGAAATAGGTGCACGCATGAAACATATCGTGCATGAGGTTGCGGAAGAACTGCGCAGCGATGTGATAGAGATCGAAGTGATGCCCGACCACGTGCATCTGCTCTGTGAAGTTGACCCACAGTTGGGTATCCACATCTTTGTGAAGCGAGTGAAAGGGCGCAGTTCCAGGCTACTAAGGCAAGAGTTCAAGTCGCTCCGAAGTCGCCTGCCTACACTCTGGACCAACTCGTACTTTGTCGCTACGGTGGGCGGTGCGCCGTTGGCAACCATCCGGCAGTACATCGAAGACCAGAAAGGCGTCTGA
- a CDS encoding RNA-guided endonuclease InsQ/TnpB family protein: MLRSYRYRLYPSAAQEKNLRLILDACRGLYNLALAERKYAYQLEGRGVSKAELYELARHYRQTFPYADQMFSQTAQSVIEQVDLAFQAFFRRVKAGETPGYPRFKGRGWYNSFLFKQFGVGAKLDGRRLKLFGIGRVRVRWHRPIEGEIKTVRIQHKASQWYACFACEVEKPDPLPSTGRAVGIDVGISALLTTSDGEKVAHPGYYRAGQQKLRVLQRKLARAQRGSQNRRKALRAVQRQQAHVAAQRADYLHKLSAYLVRNFDCIALEDLRVNNMVRNHPLSKSILDSGWSAFRQYLTYKAESAGREIAFVDPAYTSKCCSACGAAFQDFDLSTRWVECDCGLSLDRDHNAALNILSRAGWDTSVPENVTPLFAPSAGGQGQASVRSPRL, encoded by the coding sequence ATGCTGCGCAGCTACCGCTATCGCCTCTACCCCTCTGCCGCACAGGAAAAGAACCTGCGGCTCATTCTGGACGCCTGCCGGGGGCTGTACAACCTGGCGCTGGCCGAGCGCAAGTACGCCTACCAACTCGAAGGGCGCGGCGTGAGCAAAGCTGAGTTGTACGAGCTTGCTAGGCACTACCGCCAGACGTTCCCCTACGCCGACCAGATGTTCAGCCAGACCGCGCAGAGCGTCATCGAGCAGGTTGACTTGGCGTTCCAGGCGTTCTTTCGCCGCGTGAAGGCGGGCGAGACGCCCGGCTATCCGCGCTTCAAAGGGCGCGGGTGGTACAACAGCTTCCTGTTCAAGCAGTTCGGCGTGGGGGCGAAGCTGGACGGGCGGCGACTGAAGTTGTTCGGCATTGGTCGGGTGCGGGTGCGCTGGCACCGGCCCATCGAGGGCGAGATCAAAACGGTGCGCATCCAACACAAAGCGAGCCAATGGTACGCCTGCTTTGCGTGCGAGGTCGAGAAGCCCGACCCCTTGCCCTCTACCGGGCGCGCGGTCGGGATCGACGTGGGGATTAGTGCGCTGCTCACCACCAGCGACGGCGAGAAAGTGGCGCATCCGGGCTACTACCGCGCCGGGCAGCAGAAATTGCGCGTCCTGCAGCGCAAGCTCGCGCGCGCCCAGCGTGGCAGTCAGAACCGGCGCAAAGCGCTGCGCGCGGTCCAGCGCCAGCAGGCTCACGTCGCAGCTCAGCGGGCCGACTACCTCCACAAGCTGAGCGCCTATCTCGTGCGCAACTTTGATTGCATTGCGCTGGAAGACCTGCGCGTGAACAACATGGTCCGTAACCACCCCCTGAGCAAGAGCATCCTGGACAGCGGTTGGTCTGCGTTCCGGCAGTATCTCACGTACAAGGCTGAAAGCGCCGGGCGTGAGATCGCTTTCGTAGACCCCGCCTACACGTCCAAATGCTGTAGCGCTTGCGGTGCCGCGTTCCAAGACTTCGACCTTTCGACCCGGTGGGTTGAATGCGACTGTGGCCTGTCGCTCGACCGGGACCACAATGCCGCGTTGAACATTTTAAGTCGAGCCGGGTGGGACACATCCGTGCCGGAGAACGTAACCCCGCTGTTCGCCCCATCTGCGGGCGGGCAAGGGCAAGCGTCCGTCAGAAGCCCCCGGCTTTAG